One window of Leptospira yasudae genomic DNA carries:
- a CDS encoding nitrilase-related carbon-nitrogen hydrolase yields the protein MKKYALIFAAIVSIVCGHFVWSFTGRSHSMRKPDLRLERVESFGKDTNKGNLLGVQPWMTPIDYSEEENFRNKIESYIETAQKRGFINSKTIVVFPEYLGTWLVVTEEKESVISATKIEEAMQTLVLSNVYSFVWNLLKAKGKDSVRDALFRMKSEKMASIYTRTFSELARKYKITIVAGSILLPEPSVVDGVLQIGNGALKNGSFVFASDGKVAENSPLKIYPIEDEKTFVEATSIDELKVLSVPAGKIGVLVCADSWFPEVYDTFKKQNVDFVLVPSYVAPDNAMTAVWKGYNGASNPKDVLTRDVDRITEGEAWLKYALGGRMSKSGATHGINVFLRGSLWDLGSDGETIWVKRSTAKTFPRIHGASIVNLWID from the coding sequence ATGAAAAAATACGCTCTTATTTTTGCCGCAATCGTTTCTATAGTGTGCGGCCATTTCGTTTGGTCGTTTACGGGCCGTTCCCATTCGATGAGAAAACCCGATCTTCGTTTAGAACGGGTCGAAAGCTTCGGCAAGGATACGAACAAAGGAAATCTTTTGGGCGTTCAACCCTGGATGACTCCGATCGATTATTCCGAAGAGGAAAATTTCCGAAACAAAATCGAATCCTATATCGAAACAGCGCAGAAAAGAGGTTTTATAAATTCCAAAACGATCGTCGTTTTTCCGGAATATTTGGGAACTTGGTTAGTGGTTACGGAGGAAAAAGAATCCGTGATCTCCGCTACGAAAATCGAAGAGGCGATGCAGACTCTTGTTCTGAGCAACGTATATTCGTTCGTTTGGAACTTGCTCAAGGCAAAAGGAAAGGACTCCGTACGGGACGCTTTGTTTCGGATGAAGTCGGAGAAGATGGCTTCGATTTATACGCGCACGTTTTCCGAATTGGCACGCAAATATAAGATCACAATCGTGGCCGGATCGATCCTTCTTCCCGAACCTTCGGTCGTAGACGGAGTCTTGCAAATCGGAAACGGGGCTTTAAAAAACGGGTCATTCGTATTTGCGAGTGACGGTAAAGTTGCGGAGAATTCTCCCTTGAAGATTTATCCGATCGAGGACGAAAAAACCTTCGTGGAAGCGACGTCGATTGACGAACTCAAGGTTCTGTCCGTTCCGGCGGGAAAAATCGGAGTACTGGTCTGTGCGGATTCCTGGTTTCCGGAAGTATATGATACATTCAAAAAACAGAATGTAGATTTCGTATTGGTTCCTTCGTATGTCGCTCCGGATAACGCTATGACCGCGGTTTGGAAGGGTTATAACGGAGCTTCCAATCCTAAGGACGTTTTGACTCGGGACGTCGATCGGATCACGGAAGGGGAGGCCTGGTTGAAATACGCGCTTGGAGGAAGAATGTCGAAGTCGGGCGCGACTCACGGGATCAATGTGTTCCTCAGAGGTTCTCTTTGGGACTTAGGTTCGGACGGAGAGACCATTTGGGTGAAACGATCGACCGCTAAGACCTTTCCCCGGATTCACGGAGCAAGCATCGTCAACCTTTGGATCGATTGA
- a CDS encoding alpha/beta hydrolase, protein MKILKWVLGILGTFALFLVVTFYAETPKYEYKTASLHSDFDAYYKEKLKISQEKKARPNNEEKLVRYSPGKTEYAILYIHGFGASRAEGEEVTDQLAKDLKANLYYVRLPGHGTNLEDHRDATFQEILQDSETALLETEKLGNKTILIGTSMGGLISTYLAAKYPERVQALILGSPFYDFTSALGGIYQFSWGKDFAHLVMGKIRKSTEEQKRDPASAFWYRDQYLAAVQNLSDLREYILGTDPFSKISSPVLLFYYYKNDKEQDASASVQSMLNAFKKVNENGKASPLNKAVKIELGNHVLFSKYMKSDKELILKEEKEFLKKVFETKK, encoded by the coding sequence ATGAAAATACTCAAGTGGGTCCTGGGGATTTTAGGAACGTTCGCCCTTTTTCTAGTCGTCACGTTTTACGCGGAAACGCCGAAATACGAATACAAAACGGCTTCTCTGCATTCCGACTTCGACGCTTATTACAAAGAAAAGCTCAAAATCAGTCAGGAGAAAAAAGCGCGACCGAATAATGAAGAAAAGCTGGTTCGTTATTCTCCCGGCAAAACGGAATACGCCATTCTTTATATACACGGCTTCGGAGCTTCCCGTGCGGAAGGAGAAGAAGTCACGGACCAACTTGCAAAGGATTTAAAAGCGAATCTTTACTACGTTCGTCTCCCGGGACACGGAACCAATTTGGAAGATCACAGAGACGCTACGTTTCAAGAGATTCTTCAGGATTCCGAAACGGCCCTTTTGGAAACGGAAAAACTCGGAAACAAAACGATTCTAATCGGAACGAGCATGGGCGGTCTGATCTCCACCTATTTGGCAGCGAAGTATCCGGAACGGGTTCAAGCTTTGATCTTAGGCTCTCCCTTTTACGATTTCACGAGCGCCCTCGGAGGAATCTATCAATTCTCTTGGGGAAAGGATTTCGCACATCTCGTAATGGGAAAGATACGCAAATCTACGGAAGAACAGAAACGCGATCCTGCAAGCGCATTCTGGTATAGGGATCAATATCTCGCGGCGGTTCAAAATCTTTCGGATCTACGCGAATACATTTTAGGAACCGATCCGTTCTCCAAGATTTCTTCTCCCGTTCTTTTATTTTATTATTATAAGAATGATAAGGAACAGGACGCTTCCGCTTCCGTTCAATCGATGTTAAACGCATTCAAAAAAGTGAATGAGAACGGAAAGGCGAGTCCGTTGAATAAGGCGGTAAAAATCGAACTCGGAAATCACGTATTGTTTTCCAAGTATATGAAAAGCGATAAGGAACTGATTCTAAAGGAAGAAAAGGAATTCCTGAAAAAGGTGTTCGAAACTAAAAAATAA
- a CDS encoding DUF773 domain-containing protein encodes MSLFLFETFADNFQTKHKDVTSGKWFGLNSLNLDGKPFVTFFQGELVLKLGAEKIAEIISRYPGAKLFDPSGNDRAMKDWLQVPVEFQEDWPSLGESAYDLALLNQEVSPAPKKAVVKTAKKKAPAKKKKAAPKKKAKAKAKKASAKKAKPKTKVKAKPKAKKKVAKKKTAAKKKKKK; translated from the coding sequence ATGTCACTATTTCTTTTTGAAACCTTTGCAGATAATTTTCAAACCAAGCACAAAGACGTAACCTCCGGAAAATGGTTCGGATTAAATTCTTTGAATCTAGATGGAAAACCCTTTGTTACCTTTTTTCAAGGCGAACTCGTTTTGAAACTCGGAGCGGAAAAAATCGCCGAGATTATTTCCCGTTATCCGGGCGCAAAACTTTTCGATCCGTCCGGAAACGACCGAGCGATGAAGGATTGGCTTCAGGTTCCCGTGGAATTCCAGGAAGACTGGCCTTCTTTAGGCGAAAGCGCTTACGATCTCGCCTTGTTGAATCAGGAAGTTTCTCCCGCTCCGAAAAAAGCGGTTGTAAAAACGGCTAAGAAGAAGGCTCCCGCTAAAAAGAAAAAGGCCGCGCCGAAAAAGAAGGCCAAAGCCAAGGCTAAGAAGGCTTCCGCAAAAAAAGCCAAACCAAAAACAAAGGTGAAGGCTAAGCCGAAAGCTAAGAAGAAGGTCGCGAAGAAAAAGACCGCGGCTAAAAAGAAAAAGAAGAAGTAA
- a CDS encoding Uma2 family endonuclease yields the protein MPMTDLKTDKDFAELPEGTLAELLDGEIIMVPAPIPEHQRVSGKLYTYLLKYVERNQLGEIFFSPIDVFLDEHNVVQPDLIFISKARNTIIREKRIEGAPDWVAEILSEGNAYHDLKTKKKLYEKHGVREYWIVDPMERSVEIYQNGTAGFTLFASSDSGKIESKLLEGFSVEIQSLFTKPE from the coding sequence ATGCCTATGACCGATTTAAAAACGGATAAGGACTTCGCCGAACTTCCGGAAGGAACCTTGGCGGAGCTTTTGGATGGTGAGATAATTATGGTTCCTGCTCCGATCCCGGAACACCAAAGAGTGTCCGGTAAGTTATATACTTACCTTTTGAAATACGTAGAACGCAACCAACTTGGAGAAATCTTCTTTTCCCCGATCGACGTGTTTCTCGACGAACACAACGTAGTTCAACCCGATCTCATCTTCATTTCAAAAGCGCGTAATACGATCATCCGGGAAAAACGAATCGAAGGTGCGCCCGATTGGGTCGCCGAAATTCTTTCGGAAGGAAACGCCTACCACGACTTAAAGACTAAAAAGAAACTCTACGAAAAACACGGGGTTCGCGAATACTGGATCGTCGATCCGATGGAACGTTCGGTGGAGATTTATCAAAACGGAACCGCTGGTTTTACGCTTTTTGCCTCTTCGGATTCCGGTAAAATCGAGTCGAAACTCTTGGAAGGATTTTCGGTCGAGATCCAATCGCTTTTTACAAAGCCCGAATAG
- the mpl17 gene encoding cell surface protein MPL17, whose amino-acid sequence MKKKLLIGVLVCFVTFGISAEDESPVKFKLEKSFGNSYLLKIVHPANYGIQKDAPHKILLNAGQGLKVEKADLKVKGKTSEKKKEYLASVDPIQLTVTGKGSLEIHGKIYYCNYDKNICIPGKIQQIETIQ is encoded by the coding sequence ATGAAAAAGAAGTTACTCATCGGTGTTTTAGTATGTTTTGTTACCTTCGGAATTTCAGCCGAAGACGAAAGTCCCGTAAAATTCAAATTGGAAAAAAGTTTCGGAAATTCGTATCTCTTAAAAATCGTTCATCCCGCCAATTACGGAATTCAAAAGGACGCACCTCATAAGATTCTCTTGAATGCGGGTCAAGGCTTGAAGGTGGAAAAAGCGGATCTGAAAGTGAAAGGGAAAACTTCCGAAAAGAAAAAGGAATATCTGGCTTCCGTCGATCCGATTCAATTAACCGTTACCGGCAAGGGTTCCTTGGAAATTCACGGTAAGATTTATTACTGCAACTACGACAAGAATATCTGCATTCCCGGCAAAATCCAACAAATAGAAACGATTCAGTAA
- the thiL gene encoding thiamine-phosphate kinase, translated as MKEISILKESEIIRVLYPPGSVQTDDCYLDDEGRIFTTDTICEGTHFRTEWSGPKEIARKLVEVNVSDIAAGGGVPTKAFLNLGLSAKASKEEWILPFSSALQETLSSYGIELCGGDTYRSSSLNLTLTLIGVTTTPWKRSGGKKEDFLYLTGSVGLSQLGYKILNERLDVPEPLRTLALERHLTPKARLNAARELSRQFTVSCCMDLTDGLLQDLPKLASSSELGLKIDLDSVPIPTNANAFLSLNESLGSGEELELLFLSPQKLPSTLGGIALTQIGRATGEWKGVKYFQNETERTFEYPGFEHF; from the coding sequence TTGAAGGAAATTTCCATTTTGAAAGAATCTGAAATCATCCGCGTTCTTTATCCGCCCGGCAGCGTTCAGACTGACGACTGTTATCTGGACGACGAAGGTCGGATCTTCACAACAGATACGATCTGCGAAGGAACTCATTTTAGAACCGAATGGAGCGGTCCGAAAGAAATCGCCCGAAAACTCGTGGAAGTGAACGTCTCCGATATCGCCGCAGGTGGTGGAGTTCCTACAAAAGCATTTTTGAATTTAGGGCTCAGCGCAAAGGCCTCCAAAGAAGAATGGATTCTTCCGTTTTCATCGGCCTTGCAGGAAACACTTTCCTCTTACGGAATCGAGTTGTGCGGAGGAGATACGTATCGTTCTTCTTCTTTGAATCTGACTTTGACTTTGATCGGAGTTACGACCACTCCTTGGAAACGTTCGGGCGGTAAGAAGGAAGACTTTTTGTATCTCACCGGTTCGGTCGGACTTTCTCAATTGGGATATAAGATTCTCAATGAACGTTTGGATGTGCCGGAACCTCTTCGCACTCTCGCCTTAGAAAGACATTTGACTCCGAAAGCTCGTTTGAACGCGGCTCGCGAACTTTCCCGACAATTCACCGTTTCCTGTTGTATGGATTTGACCGACGGTCTTCTACAGGATCTCCCGAAACTCGCTTCGTCGTCGGAACTCGGTCTGAAAATCGATCTGGATTCGGTTCCTATTCCCACAAACGCAAACGCATTTTTAAGTTTGAACGAATCGCTCGGCTCCGGGGAAGAATTGGAACTTTTATTTTTGAGTCCGCAGAAACTTCCTTCTACGTTAGGCGGAATCGCTCTTACGCAAATCGGAAGAGCGACGGGAGAATGGAAAGGCGTGAAATACTTTCAGAACGAAACCGAGCGCACGTTCGAGTATCCCGGTTTCGAACATTTTTGA
- a CDS encoding YceI family protein, translating to MKRIILFYCLILLPFVAGFSEAPTKNQSCNYSYDHASTKFGWKAFKYTEKTGVGGSFDKIEVAGTPSGTSVDKVLKGIKFIIDPNTINSGNNDRDAKIKSAFFYPLKQNGKIEGKVVAVELNSDKTSGKGAIELKFNGVSKKLDVTFSLHGGAHLSANAKLDLATWKALGAVEALNKVCLDLHKGKDGVSKLWPEVELTISTMLKADCK from the coding sequence ATGAAACGAATCATTCTATTCTATTGTTTGATCCTACTCCCATTTGTCGCCGGATTTTCCGAAGCTCCGACCAAAAACCAAAGTTGCAATTATTCGTATGATCACGCGAGTACGAAGTTCGGCTGGAAGGCGTTTAAGTATACGGAGAAGACGGGCGTCGGCGGTTCCTTCGACAAGATCGAAGTGGCCGGAACTCCGTCCGGAACTTCCGTCGATAAAGTCTTGAAAGGAATCAAGTTCATCATCGATCCGAACACGATCAACTCGGGGAACAACGACCGTGACGCGAAGATCAAATCCGCATTCTTCTATCCGCTGAAACAAAACGGGAAAATCGAAGGAAAGGTCGTAGCCGTAGAATTGAATTCCGACAAAACATCGGGGAAGGGCGCGATCGAACTCAAATTCAACGGGGTTTCCAAAAAGTTGGATGTAACATTCAGCCTACACGGAGGGGCACATCTCAGTGCGAACGCGAAGTTGGATCTTGCAACTTGGAAAGCCCTCGGCGCGGTCGAGGCACTCAACAAAGTTTGCCTGGATCTGCACAAGGGAAAGGACGGAGTTTCCAAACTTTGGCCGGAAGTGGAACTTACGATTTCGACGATGCTGAAGGCCGATTGTAAGTAA
- a CDS encoding YajQ family cyclic di-GMP-binding protein, giving the protein MSDPSFDVVSEISRPELTNAVTQALGEIKNRFDFKGSKSDIQLEDEQLVLTSDNEAKLESVIDVLVSKMAKRGIGLKNFDFKSKIEPATGGTVRMKVKIRKGMEKEQTKEVTKLIKDSKLKVNVTIMGESVRVTGKKKDDLQEVIHLLKTSDLPFDVQFTNYK; this is encoded by the coding sequence ATGAGCGATCCTTCCTTTGACGTGGTTTCCGAAATCAGCAGACCCGAGTTGACGAACGCGGTCACTCAGGCTCTCGGTGAAATTAAGAATCGTTTCGACTTCAAGGGTTCCAAATCCGACATCCAACTCGAAGACGAACAGCTCGTTTTGACTTCGGACAACGAAGCGAAGTTGGAAAGTGTGATCGACGTTCTCGTTTCTAAAATGGCGAAACGCGGGATCGGCTTAAAGAATTTCGACTTCAAATCCAAGATCGAACCCGCGACCGGCGGCACCGTTCGGATGAAAGTGAAAATCCGCAAGGGGATGGAAAAGGAACAAACCAAGGAAGTGACGAAACTCATCAAGGATTCCAAGCTGAAAGTCAACGTCACGATCATGGGAGAATCCGTCCGCGTTACCGGTAAGAAAAAGGACGATCTTCAGGAAGTGATCCATCTTCTGAAAACTTCCGATCTTCCCTTTGACGTTCAATTTACGAACTATAAATAA
- the rplM gene encoding 50S ribosomal protein L13, with protein MSVLSKAHKTPSLTKENAVKGWFVVDAEGKTLGRLASGIAARLRGKHKATFTPNQDCGDNIIVINASKVKVTGNKETQKMYYHHSRYPGGMTETVFKDLIAKQPEKVIYEAVKGMLPKSKLGDKMLTHCKIFSGAEHNLQAQKPVKLEI; from the coding sequence ATGTCAGTACTATCAAAAGCGCATAAAACTCCTTCTCTTACGAAAGAAAATGCCGTTAAAGGCTGGTTCGTAGTAGACGCGGAAGGAAAAACCCTGGGAAGACTCGCTTCCGGGATCGCCGCAAGACTTCGCGGAAAACACAAAGCAACTTTTACTCCGAACCAAGATTGCGGAGACAATATCATCGTTATCAACGCTTCCAAAGTGAAAGTGACCGGTAACAAAGAAACACAGAAAATGTATTATCATCACTCTCGTTATCCGGGTGGGATGACTGAAACCGTTTTCAAAGACTTAATCGCAAAACAACCTGAAAAGGTGATCTACGAGGCCGTGAAAGGAATGCTTCCAAAGAGCAAACTCGGAGATAAGATGCTCACCCATTGCAAAATTTTCTCGGGTGCTGAACACAACCTCCAGGCACAAAAGCCTGTGAAACTGGAAATCTAA
- the alaS gene encoding alanine--tRNA ligase → MKRQSVAEIREIFLNYFKDKAHSVVPSSSLLPAGDPTLLFTTAGMVQFKPLFTGAVELPYTRATSCQKCLRTTDLEVVGRTERHCTFFEMLGNFSFGDYFKEEAIEYALDCSVNHLGFDKDKIWVTVYTDDDEAEKIWLEKGIPKERITRLGKKDNFWGPAGDSGACGPCSELYLDRGVEKGGPNCATSGTCRPGCDCDRFLEFWNIVFNQFNQDTEGNLHPLKQTGIDTGSGLERVALLLQGVDSVYDTDELRKIISFYEELSGIKYTNENKTPFRVVTDHIRSVLFSIGDGIYPDRTGRGYVIRRLIRRATLFGRKLNFREPFLYKLVDKVVAIYEARYPELGKNAAAITKTILAEEELFLKTLELGLEKIETLVAKTKANGKTIFSGADAFLLYGTYGFPAEMTEEIVAEQGLDFDKQGFQEELEKDRQVSRESWKANKVSLMTGQSVEKTEFLGYSSLSGKGNITHLFYSAPKSSGSYDNKPANVLKEGQAGVIVLNRTPFYPEGGGQVGDTGFLRQGKSVFKVSDTQKENDVILHFGEVLSGEFSIAQELEAEVEAVRRERLRFHHSGTHLLNGALRNLLGDHVMQKGSIVSPEYLRFDFSHPSALTGEEIRKIESWVNESIRKDFQVETKELGIDDAKKTGAVATFGEKYGDRVRVVQMGDASVEFCGGTHVSHTGEIGYFFIKKESSPGAGNRRIEGVCGPAVIETFQNRFAELTESVQNLNLKIKSELANEGSKLLITSPVPGPDEIREKLEKEGATAVTFFRDLSESIAAKIEESTSSFLKMKKSLESRDFENNASVIEKVLASSVETGVGKIVSAIFEDKDPNSLKGLSDNLKVREKNLLVILGSKNAENASVVITCSPELVSKGIHCGNLVKVACEALGGKGGGKPDMAQGGGKEKQNLESAIAGAVNEAKQILTGERV, encoded by the coding sequence ATGAAACGCCAATCCGTAGCGGAAATCCGCGAAATCTTTTTAAACTACTTCAAGGACAAGGCTCACAGCGTAGTTCCGTCTTCTTCCCTTTTACCTGCGGGAGATCCCACACTTCTTTTTACGACAGCCGGAATGGTTCAATTCAAACCGCTTTTTACCGGCGCGGTGGAACTCCCTTATACGAGAGCGACTTCCTGTCAAAAATGTCTGCGGACCACCGACCTCGAAGTTGTCGGAAGAACGGAACGCCATTGCACATTCTTCGAAATGCTCGGAAACTTCAGCTTCGGGGATTATTTCAAGGAAGAAGCGATTGAGTATGCGCTCGATTGTTCCGTCAATCACCTGGGCTTCGACAAGGATAAAATCTGGGTCACGGTTTACACCGATGACGACGAAGCCGAAAAAATCTGGCTCGAAAAAGGAATCCCCAAAGAGCGCATAACGCGTCTCGGCAAAAAGGACAACTTCTGGGGACCGGCCGGGGACAGCGGGGCTTGCGGGCCTTGTTCGGAACTCTATCTGGACCGCGGAGTGGAAAAAGGCGGACCGAATTGTGCGACGAGCGGAACCTGCAGACCGGGTTGCGACTGCGATCGTTTTTTAGAATTTTGGAATATAGTTTTCAATCAGTTCAATCAAGATACGGAAGGAAATCTGCATCCTCTCAAACAAACGGGGATCGATACCGGTTCCGGATTGGAACGAGTCGCCTTATTGCTGCAAGGCGTCGACTCGGTTTACGATACGGATGAACTCCGCAAGATCATTTCCTTTTACGAAGAATTATCCGGAATCAAATACACGAACGAAAACAAAACACCGTTTCGAGTCGTAACCGATCATATCCGCTCCGTTCTTTTTTCGATCGGAGACGGGATTTATCCGGACAGAACGGGAAGAGGTTACGTGATCCGCCGTTTGATCCGTCGCGCGACCCTTTTCGGAAGAAAGTTAAACTTTAGAGAACCGTTCCTATACAAGCTCGTCGATAAAGTCGTAGCAATCTACGAGGCCCGTTATCCCGAACTCGGAAAAAATGCCGCGGCTATTACAAAAACCATTCTTGCCGAAGAGGAACTCTTCTTAAAGACCCTCGAACTCGGACTCGAAAAGATCGAAACCCTCGTCGCAAAAACGAAAGCGAACGGAAAGACGATCTTTTCCGGAGCGGACGCATTCTTGCTTTACGGAACGTACGGTTTTCCGGCTGAGATGACCGAGGAAATCGTCGCCGAACAAGGACTCGATTTCGACAAACAAGGATTTCAAGAAGAACTCGAAAAAGACAGACAAGTTTCCAGAGAATCTTGGAAGGCCAACAAGGTTTCCTTGATGACCGGACAATCCGTCGAAAAAACGGAATTTCTCGGTTATTCTTCTCTATCAGGAAAAGGGAATATTACACATTTATTCTATAGCGCTCCTAAAAGCTCGGGTTCTTACGATAATAAACCCGCGAACGTTCTGAAAGAAGGACAAGCGGGTGTGATCGTATTAAACCGAACTCCTTTTTATCCCGAAGGAGGAGGTCAGGTCGGCGACACGGGTTTCCTGCGTCAGGGCAAAAGCGTGTTCAAGGTTTCGGACACACAAAAGGAAAACGACGTCATTCTTCATTTTGGAGAAGTTTTGAGCGGCGAATTCTCCATCGCACAAGAACTTGAAGCCGAAGTGGAAGCGGTTCGCAGAGAACGTTTGCGCTTTCATCACTCGGGAACACACCTTTTGAACGGGGCGCTCCGCAATTTGCTCGGGGATCACGTCATGCAAAAAGGTTCGATCGTTTCTCCCGAATATCTTCGTTTCGATTTTTCTCATCCTTCCGCGTTGACCGGAGAAGAAATCCGCAAGATCGAATCCTGGGTCAACGAATCGATCCGTAAGGATTTCCAAGTGGAAACCAAAGAACTCGGAATCGACGACGCGAAAAAGACCGGAGCCGTTGCGACCTTCGGAGAAAAATACGGAGATCGGGTTCGAGTCGTTCAGATGGGAGACGCATCCGTCGAATTCTGCGGAGGAACACACGTAAGTCATACGGGCGAGATCGGTTACTTCTTTATCAAAAAAGAATCTTCACCCGGCGCGGGAAACCGTCGTATCGAAGGAGTTTGCGGACCTGCGGTGATCGAAACCTTTCAAAACCGTTTCGCTGAACTCACCGAATCCGTGCAGAACTTAAACTTAAAAATCAAATCGGAGTTAGCAAACGAAGGATCAAAACTTCTCATCACTTCTCCCGTGCCCGGGCCGGATGAGATTCGGGAAAAACTCGAGAAGGAAGGAGCAACCGCGGTAACATTCTTCCGTGATCTTTCCGAAAGCATCGCCGCAAAGATCGAAGAAAGCACTTCTTCCTTTTTGAAAATGAAGAAGAGTTTGGAATCCCGCGACTTCGAGAACAACGCTTCGGTGATCGAGAAAGTGCTCGCTTCTTCCGTTGAGACCGGAGTCGGTAAAATCGTTTCCGCGATTTTCGAAGATAAGGATCCGAATTCCCTCAAAGGTCTTTCCGATAATCTCAAAGTGCGTGAAAAGAATCTTCTCGTAATTCTCGGCAGCAAAAACGCGGAGAACGCGAGCGTAGTGATCACTTGTTCTCCCGAACTCGTTTCCAAAGGAATTCACTGCGGAAATCTCGTCAAGGTCGCCTGTGAAGCGTTAGGCGGAAAGGGCGGCGGGAAACCCGATATGGCGCAGGGCGGCGGCAAGGAAAAACAAAATCTCGAGTCCGCGATCGCGGGTGCAGTGAACGAAGCAAAACAAATCTTAACCGGAGAAAGAGTATGA
- the srp gene encoding sigma factor SigX-regulated lipoprotein, which translates to MKLTKLILSLTLLLFISNCGEKKKDDSQNNAILLLALQNQNPGISGLYASLMARSNNGGGGGNYSNGSVSPFALISQSQNCPRGGNMTLAGDLTQAMNGASINAQFTGVKITYTACSLMAPNVESAGNSSQMLLEGELEQNGTMTVTVDPASTQSLLKTTGNSSMTISSSSYKVNGYLYPKFEVTFTTTGSKTTIENADDMDKAIMTIEETVEISGYVGNEKVSDSHSYKTQLKLK; encoded by the coding sequence ATGAAACTAACGAAACTGATTCTATCGCTTACTCTTTTGTTGTTTATTTCCAATTGCGGAGAGAAGAAGAAAGACGATTCGCAGAATAACGCGATTCTGCTGTTGGCTTTACAAAACCAAAACCCCGGTATTTCCGGTTTGTATGCTTCGTTGATGGCGCGCAGCAATAACGGAGGAGGAGGCGGAAATTATTCGAACGGAAGCGTTTCTCCCTTCGCCTTGATCAGTCAGTCGCAAAACTGTCCAAGAGGCGGAAACATGACCCTCGCCGGAGATCTTACGCAGGCAATGAACGGCGCTTCTATCAACGCTCAATTCACCGGTGTCAAAATCACCTATACCGCTTGTTCTTTGATGGCGCCGAACGTGGAGTCCGCCGGTAATTCTTCGCAGATGCTTTTAGAAGGAGAACTTGAACAAAACGGAACGATGACCGTTACCGTTGATCCTGCTTCGACTCAAAGCTTGCTCAAAACGACCGGGAACAGCTCGATGACGATCAGTTCCAGTTCTTATAAAGTGAACGGTTATCTGTATCCTAAGTTTGAAGTCACGTTTACGACTACCGGCTCGAAAACCACAATCGAAAACGCGGACGATATGGATAAGGCGATTATGACGATCGAAGAAACCGTGGAGATTTCCGGATACGTAGGAAACGAAAAAGTATCCGATTCTCATAGTTACAAAACTCAACTTAAATTAAAATGA
- a CDS encoding lipoprotein, whose protein sequence is MKSILLFLFTLSLLFLSQCTSSGKRTEVPPGHQETTTVREESNDNSADEFIKAPEGFLNSDTFQVVISSLEGNADGAQDLARKRALNLLIAEKGESFRPADKTILKELVESKGKIVKHSASIQGKTYFLFQVSSPGLKSSLKR, encoded by the coding sequence ATGAAGTCGATTCTACTTTTCTTATTTACCTTGTCCTTATTGTTCTTGAGCCAATGCACTTCTTCCGGAAAGAGAACCGAAGTTCCTCCGGGTCACCAGGAAACCACGACCGTTCGGGAAGAATCGAACGATAATTCCGCGGACGAATTCATCAAAGCTCCCGAAGGATTTTTGAATTCGGATACGTTTCAAGTCGTGATTTCTTCTTTGGAAGGCAACGCGGACGGCGCACAAGACTTAGCGCGCAAACGCGCCCTCAATCTGTTGATCGCGGAAAAGGGAGAATCCTTCCGTCCCGCCGACAAAACGATTTTGAAAGAACTCGTGGAATCAAAAGGAAAGATCGTAAAACATTCCGCTTCCATCCAAGGGAAAACCTACTTTTTGTTTCAAGTCAGTTCTCCCGGATTGAAATCTTCGCTCAAACGTTAG
- the rpsI gene encoding 30S ribosomal protein S9 produces MAPAKEIWAVGRRKTSVARAKIKEGSGKITVNHKDIKDYLQNRKAIIEEAVRPLSLLNVQDKYDLNLNVTGGGITGQVGAIRHAVARAICRIKPEFRPAVKKEGFLTRDPRMVERKKYGLHKARRGTQFSKR; encoded by the coding sequence ATGGCACCCGCTAAAGAAATCTGGGCTGTAGGAAGAAGAAAAACCTCCGTTGCCCGCGCAAAAATCAAAGAAGGTTCCGGTAAAATCACCGTAAACCACAAAGATATCAAAGATTATCTTCAAAACCGCAAAGCAATCATCGAAGAGGCGGTTCGTCCTCTTTCTCTCCTGAACGTTCAAGACAAGTATGATCTGAATCTGAACGTGACCGGAGGGGGAATCACCGGACAAGTCGGAGCAATCCGTCACGCAGTTGCAAGAGCGATCTGCAGAATCAAACCGGAGTTCCGTCCAGCCGTGAAAAAAGAAGGATTCTTAACCAGAGATCCAAGAATGGTGGAAAGAAAGAAATACGGTCTACACAAAGCGAGAAGAGGAACTCAGTTCTCCAAACGTTAA